The sequence below is a genomic window from Sphingomonas crusticola.
TGGGCGGCGGCGTCGGCATCGGCCTGCCGGCGAAATATCGCGTAGCGACCGAACGCACGATATTCGCCATGCCGGAGGCGACGATCGGCCTGTTTCCCGATGTCGGCGGCGGCTGGTATCTTTCGCGCCTGCCGGGGCGGCTCGGCCAATATCTCGCGCTCACCGCCGCCAGGTTGAACGGGGCCGACCTGATCGCGGTCGGCCTCGCGACCCATCATATCCCCTCCGACAGGCTCGACGGCGTCAAAGCAGCACTCATCGCCGATCCCGGTCAGGCGGAGGCGATCCTCGATGCCGCGTCCACCCCACCGGCCGAGGCACCGATCCTCGCTCTGCAACCGGATATCGATCGTCTGTTCGCCGCCGACGAACTGGAGGATATCATTGCCGCGCTCGAAGCCGATCCCGGCGAATGGGCGCAAGCCACCTTGGCCGGCCTGCGCAGCAAATCGCCGCAATCGTGCAAGGTTGCGCTGCGCCTGTTGCGGGCTTCCGCGCACCACAGCGATTTCCACGATGAGATGCGGGTCGAATATGCCGTGGCCGCCCACGTCTGTCAGCGCCACGATTTCATCGAAGGCGTGCGCGCACTGCTGATCGACAAGGATAATGCCCCGCGCTGGGAGCCCGCCACGCCCGAGGGCGTAACCGAGACCGTGCTGAACACGATCTTCGCGCCCTTGCCGGATGGAGAAGCGTGGGAGCCGTTGCGGTTGTGACCTACCGTCGCCCGGACCCTTCGACAGGCTCAGGACAGGCTTGTTCGGGGGTCCGCTCGGCGGCTAGGCCCTGGCGGCATAGTGGATGCCGGAACAAGTCAGGCATGACGGGAGAGTAAGAATGGCCGATTACGAAACCCTCCTGATCGAACGCCACGATGCGGTCACGCTCGTCCGGCTCAACCGCCCGCAGGCGTTGAATGCGCTGAACACGCAGGTCCTGGGCGAGCTGATCGAGGCTTTCGGCGCCTATGATTCCGATCCTGCGCAGCGCTGCCTCGTGCTGACCGGCAGCGAAAAGGCGTTTGCTGCCGGCGCGGACATCAAGGAGATGCAGGCGCAGGGCTTCGCGTCGATGTACGGCAGCAATTTCTTCGCCGGTTGGGAAAAGGTGACGGCGACGCGCAAGCCCTGGTTTGCGGCGGTGTCGGGTTTCGCGCTCGGCGGCGGGTGCGAGGTTGCGATGATGGCCGATTTCATCCTCGCCAGCGACAATGCCAAGTTCGGCCAGCCGGAGATTAAGTTGGCGGTCGGCCCGGGCATGGGCGGCTCGCAGCGGCTGACGCGCGCAATCGGCAAGGCCAAGGCGATGGACATGTGCCTCACCGGGCGGATGATGGGCGCCGAGGAAGCCGAGCGTGCCGGCCTGGTCTCGCGGATCGTTCCCGCCGCTTCTCTGACCGAGGAGGCGCTCAAGCTCGCCGCCGAGATCGCGGCGATGCCCCCGCTCGCCGCGATCGCGGTCAAGGAGATGGTCAACGCCGCGTTCGAAGGGGGGCTGGCCCAGGGCATCAGTTTCGAGCGGCGCCTGTTCCATGGCCTGTTCGGCACCGAGGATCAGAAAGAAGGCATGT
It includes:
- a CDS encoding enoyl-CoA hydratase/isomerase family protein, encoding MTIEVLAFTEGKVGRLQLNRPKAIHALNEAMCRTMIDALVPWRIDPAVELILLDHAEGRGFCAGGDVRAVAASAKGDGTLARAFFHTEYQLNHLLFTYAKPIVSFLDGIVMGGGVGIGLPAKYRVATERTIFAMPEATIGLFPDVGGGWYLSRLPGRLGQYLALTAARLNGADLIAVGLATHHIPSDRLDGVKAALIADPGQAEAILDAASTPPAEAPILALQPDIDRLFAADELEDIIAALEADPGEWAQATLAGLRSKSPQSCKVALRLLRASAHHSDFHDEMRVEYAVAAHVCQRHDFIEGVRALLIDKDNAPRWEPATPEGVTETVLNTIFAPLPDGEAWEPLRL
- a CDS encoding enoyl-CoA hydratase-related protein, which translates into the protein MADYETLLIERHDAVTLVRLNRPQALNALNTQVLGELIEAFGAYDSDPAQRCLVLTGSEKAFAAGADIKEMQAQGFASMYGSNFFAGWEKVTATRKPWFAAVSGFALGGGCEVAMMADFILASDNAKFGQPEIKLAVGPGMGGSQRLTRAIGKAKAMDMCLTGRMMGAEEAERAGLVSRIVPAASLTEEALKLAAEIAAMPPLAAIAVKEMVNAAFEGGLAQGISFERRLFHGLFGTEDQKEGMSAFVEKRPGNWTGK